From the Actinomadura luzonensis genome, the window ATCGTCCACGGGCCGTAGCGTACGGTCACCGTCTGACTGGCCGCCGATGCCGGCAGGGGCGCGGCCGCGAACATCGCGATCATCACGGTCACCGCCGCGACCACGAAGGGGACTCTCCTGTGCACGCGATCACCTCTTCTCGAGGTAGGAGCCGCATTCGATGAGGGATCCCTGGCCGGTAAGACTAGGCATGGCCGGCGGCGCGCGCATCGGCGCATTCACCAGTGGTGGTGCCGACGCCGCAGGCCGCCCCCGGGTCCGCGCCGCGGCGACCGTCCGCACGGGACGACCTCACGGGCGCACGCGACGATCATGTTTGGGATGCTGACTGCGTGAACCGGCGTACGAGGACATATTGGTTCTGGGCGGCCCTGGCGATCGGCGCCGCGCTGCTGGCCGCGGCCGCGCTGCGGCTGTGGCTGCGGTATCCGGGCGACGTGGACCCGGCCGGGGCGGGGTTCGCGCTGGTCGGCACCGCGATCACCGCGTTGTCGTGGTGGCAGGCGCAGCGGCTGGCCGCCACCGACGTGGAGGCGGCGACGGCCCTGCTGGCCCGGCGGGTGCTGGCCGCGGAGAAGGCGCAGCGCGCGCAGCTCGTGGGCGGCAAGGGCAAGGACTCCGTCATCGACGTCCGGTTCTCCTTCGTTCCCGGCGGCGGCTCGGCGTCCGCGCCGCCCTCCGGGGACCTGCGGCACGTGGCCGCCTACTTCCGCGACCTGCCGGCGCCCCGGCGGCTGGTGGTCGCCGGGAGGGCGGGCTCGGGCAAGACCGTCCTCGCGATCGAGCTGATCCTGGAGCTGCTCGACGGCAGGCGGCCCGACGATCCCGTTCCCGTGCGGATCTCGGCGGCCGGCCTCGACCCCGGCGTGCCCGTGGCGGACCTGCTCGCCCGGCACCTGGTCACGGCGTTCGGCCTGCGGGCGGTCACCGCGCGCACGCTGGTGGAGGCGGAGCGGATCCTGCCCGTCATCGACGGCCTGGACGAGATGGACGACACCGACCGGCCGGGCTACGGCTCGCGGGCCGCCCGGGCGCTGCGCGCGCTGGAGGACTACGAGCACGGACGGGAGCGCTGCAGCCTGGTGGTGACCTGCCGCACCGGCCAGTACGACGCCCTGATCGCCGACCGGGCCGCCCTCCGCGGCGCCGCCCGCGTCGAGATGGACCAGGTGAGCGGCGACCAGGCCTGGCGCTTCATCCAGGACGTCACGGACCAGCGGGACCCGGACCGCTGGCGGCCGGTCCTGGACGCGCTGACCACCGACGGCCACGTCCTGGCCGAGGCTCTCGGCACGCCGTGGCGGCTGACCCTCGCGGTCAGCGTCTACGAGGAACGCGACCCGCTCACCGGGCGCTACGTGCGCTCCCCCGAGGCGCTCACGAGGTTCGCCGACGAGGCGGCCGTGCGGGAGCACCTTCTCGGCCTGTTCATCCCCGCCCGCCTGGCGGCGGCGGGCCTGACCGGGAAGGGGCGCGCCGGGAAAGACCCGACCGCCGCGCAGACCCACGCCTGGCTGGCCGTCCTGGCCGGCTGGCTGCGCGGGAACGAGAGCGGCCCGCCGTTCCACGGGCGTGTGCTGTCCGGCACCGACCTCGTGCCGCACCGGCTGTGGCCGCTGGCCGGCGACCGTTCGCGGGCCGCCGACGCGCTGGTGGCGCTCGCCACGGCGCTTCCGGGGGTCGCCGTCGTGGCCGCCGGTCTCGCGCTGGCGGTCGCGCAGCTCGACCTCGTGGACGGCCGCCTGCCGGGCCGGACGGTGCTGGCGCTCGCGCTGCTCCTGCTGCCCGGCGTGGTGGTCCTGGGCCTGCTGGCGGAGCCGGTCAGGGCCTGGCGGGAGGTGTGGCCGGCGGGCGACGAGGCCGGTTCGCCGGGGCCACGCGACCCGCGCGACCGCAGGAAGGCCGTGGCGGAGGGCGTGCTCGGGGCCGCGGGCGGCTCGCTGGCCGGGGTGGGGACCATCCTGAAGTTCGGCAGCGGGCCACCGCTGTGGGTGCCGGTCGTCTTCGGCCTCCTGCTGGGCGTCGGAATGGCGATCGGGAGGAGCAAGGAGAGCGGCCACGCCGCCTTCCGCGACGGCGTCGATCCCGGCGCGGTCGTCCGGAACGACGCCGTCTCGACGCTCGTGGCCGCGCTCACCTTCGGCCCCGGGCTGGGGTTCATCCTGGGGATCTGGCTGCCGGAGCTGCTGGACGGGCTCCCGGTCGCGACGGCGGTGGCCGCGGGCGCGGTGTTCGGCATGTCGGTCGTGGCGTCCTGGTCGCCGGAGCTGTCGCGCCGCTACCTGGGGCTGCTGCTGGCCACCCGGGGCCGGCTGCCGTGGCGGCTGGGCGGCTTCCTGCGCCGCTGCTACGGCGCGGGGCTGCTGCGCGTCTCCGGGATCGCCTACCAGTTCCGCCACCGCGAGCTCCAGGACTACCTGGCCGCGCACCCCGAGCCCCCCGGCGGCGAACGGCCCCCGCGCTGACTCGCCGCGGCCGGCATCGGCAGCCCCACCGGAGGGAGGCCGAACCGCTCGGCACCGGGCGGCAGCCTCCGCCGGCATGGCCGGCGCGGGTCAGCCGGTGGTGAAGGAGATCCACACGTCCGGGGGGACGTCCTCGGGCTCCTCCGTCCACGAGTCACCGGCGATCTCGGTGGCGACCCGCCGCCAGAACACGACGGCCGCCGTGTTCGAGCGCTGGAAGGCGATCCGCCACGGACCGGGATGCCGGGCGATCACCTCTCGCACGGCTCTCGTCCCGATCCCGGACCGGCGTGCGCCGCGCACCACGAAGAAGCTGTTCAGCACCCGCGCCGGGCCGGACAGCGCGCGCACGAACGAGAACCCGACGGGCCGGTCGTCGCTGATGAACAGATAGGCCGCCCAGTCGTCGTCCTCCAGCGCGTGGCGGAGCCGGTCGCTGTGATAGGTGGCGTCGGAGCCGGGGAGCCCGCCCTGGAACTCCGCCATGTCGTGGCGGAACATGAGCCAGAGTCGTTCGAGGACGGGGCGGTCTGCGGCGCTCGCAGGTTTTACGGTCGCTTGAGAAGAGCTCATACAAGCAGAATCCGGCCGGAAGCAACATCCGGCCGGAAGGGGTAAACCCTAGCAGTTTCGATCACGACGTGATGACGCGGCATGCTTGACGACCTTCGGTGCGTGCTCGCCGGTCGGGGACGCGAGGCGGCCTGTGCCCGCCCGCGGTCACGCTACCGCGCACTGTCAGGTCGCGGCGAGGCGGACGAAATAATCATCTCGACCAAGCCGCGCACCCGCTTGGCGGGGCCGTCCGGGCCGAGCGACAGGCCCGACGCGTGCAGCCCCTCGAAGATCAGCATGAGG encodes:
- a CDS encoding NACHT domain-containing protein, with product MNRRTRTYWFWAALAIGAALLAAAALRLWLRYPGDVDPAGAGFALVGTAITALSWWQAQRLAATDVEAATALLARRVLAAEKAQRAQLVGGKGKDSVIDVRFSFVPGGGSASAPPSGDLRHVAAYFRDLPAPRRLVVAGRAGSGKTVLAIELILELLDGRRPDDPVPVRISAAGLDPGVPVADLLARHLVTAFGLRAVTARTLVEAERILPVIDGLDEMDDTDRPGYGSRAARALRALEDYEHGRERCSLVVTCRTGQYDALIADRAALRGAARVEMDQVSGDQAWRFIQDVTDQRDPDRWRPVLDALTTDGHVLAEALGTPWRLTLAVSVYEERDPLTGRYVRSPEALTRFADEAAVREHLLGLFIPARLAAAGLTGKGRAGKDPTAAQTHAWLAVLAGWLRGNESGPPFHGRVLSGTDLVPHRLWPLAGDRSRAADALVALATALPGVAVVAAGLALAVAQLDLVDGRLPGRTVLALALLLLPGVVVLGLLAEPVRAWREVWPAGDEAGSPGPRDPRDRRKAVAEGVLGAAGGSLAGVGTILKFGSGPPLWVPVVFGLLLGVGMAIGRSKESGHAAFRDGVDPGAVVRNDAVSTLVAALTFGPGLGFILGIWLPELLDGLPVATAVAAGAVFGMSVVASWSPELSRRYLGLLLATRGRLPWRLGGFLRRCYGAGLLRVSGIAYQFRHRELQDYLAAHPEPPGGERPPR
- a CDS encoding GNAT family N-acetyltransferase yields the protein MFRHDMAEFQGGLPGSDATYHSDRLRHALEDDDWAAYLFISDDRPVGFSFVRALSGPARVLNSFFVVRGARRSGIGTRAVREVIARHPGPWRIAFQRSNTAAVVFWRRVATEIAGDSWTEEPEDVPPDVWISFTTG